Proteins found in one Candidatus Nomurabacteria bacterium genomic segment:
- a CDS encoding glycosyltransferase family 2 protein, with translation MSAKPPTISVVVPVYNDEPYVKACLGALQAQTVTPHEILFVDNNCTDGSMAIARRYKNVKILHEPKQGLTYARNTGLNMATGDILLRIDADTVLPPTYIERLQQLAVAHPDVAGFSGYGVSRYEFIPKISLLWAWSYFAFTKAYLAYPVLWGANMAIRKQYWHKAKKYLINNDMAVHEDQDVSLAIASVGGRVLVTRQLTVSVQMKAMFEYARYRKYGLMLQLLKRLDKEHPRYQLATRVPPLAWPKRALYWVATVWAVYAFYLVTFAYELMRKLRR, from the coding sequence GGTGCGTTGCAAGCTCAAACTGTTACACCTCATGAAATACTATTTGTAGATAATAATTGCACAGATGGTTCTATGGCAATCGCTCGGCGCTATAAAAACGTAAAAATACTGCACGAGCCTAAACAGGGCTTAACTTATGCGCGTAATACTGGGCTTAATATGGCAACTGGTGATATTTTGCTGCGTATAGACGCTGACACAGTATTACCACCAACATATATAGAACGTCTACAGCAACTCGCGGTTGCGCACCCTGATGTGGCTGGATTTAGTGGCTATGGCGTATCGCGTTATGAATTTATTCCAAAAATATCACTCTTATGGGCGTGGAGCTACTTTGCATTTACAAAAGCGTACCTCGCATACCCTGTGCTATGGGGGGCGAATATGGCGATCCGTAAACAATACTGGCACAAGGCGAAAAAATACCTCATAAATAACGATATGGCTGTGCACGAAGACCAAGATGTGAGCCTTGCTATAGCCAGTGTTGGCGGGCGGGTCTTAGTAACGAGGCAATTAACTGTATCGGTGCAGATGAAAGCGATGTTTGAATATGCTAGGTATCGTAAGTATGGACTGATGCTACAACTTTTAAAGCGTTTAGACAAAGAGCACCCACGCTACCAGCTTGCTACACGAGTGCCGCCTTTAGCGTGGCCAAAACGGGCTCTATATTGGGTGGCGACGGTGTGGGCGGTTTATGCGTTTTATCTTGTAACGTTTGCATACGAGCTTATGCGTAAACTACGCCGCTAA